In Bythopirellula goksoeyrii, a single window of DNA contains:
- a CDS encoding type I restriction-modification system subunit M N-terminal domain-containing protein, which yields MSDVVQKLWGFCHTLRHDGIDYGDYIEQITYLLFLKMSDERGIGLIKVKMRSVDDPKKSVKLDCAWPALTSKAGTDLTDYYANVLRALG from the coding sequence TTGTCTGACGTTGTCCAAAAACTCTGGGGCTTCTGCCATACTCTCCGCCACGATGGCATCGACTATGGCGACTATATCGAGCAGATTACCTATTTGCTCTTTCTGAAAATGTCCGACGAACGGGGCATCGGTCTCATCAAAGTGAAAATGCGGTCTGTCGACGACCCGAAGAAGAGCGTCAAGCTCGACTGCGCTTGGCCTGCTCTCACGTCCAAAGCGGGCACCGACCTCACCGACTATTATGCCAATGTCCTGCGGGCACTTGGTTAG
- a CDS encoding endonuclease domain-containing protein, with the protein MNPKPHSSEKTTRAHALRQQQTKSESLLWSLLRGGQLCNLKFRRQHPIGPYYADFACVAEQLVIEVDGGYHDAVGENDLHRETYLRECGWQILRFTDKDVEHDVQAVGQAIASHLGKQYDFKHRDRRGAGIVHESAPEGPMNLFR; encoded by the coding sequence ATGAATCCAAAACCCCACTCATCTGAGAAAACAACACGCGCCCATGCACTGCGACAGCAGCAAACCAAATCCGAATCGCTTCTTTGGTCACTATTGCGGGGTGGGCAGTTGTGTAACTTGAAGTTCCGTCGCCAACATCCCATCGGTCCCTACTATGCAGATTTTGCCTGCGTCGCTGAGCAACTGGTGATAGAAGTTGACGGCGGATACCACGACGCTGTAGGTGAAAACGACTTGCATCGAGAAACCTATTTGCGCGAGTGCGGATGGCAAATCCTACGATTTACCGATAAGGACGTCGAACACGATGTGCAGGCGGTCGGTCAGGCCATCGCATCGCACTTAGGTAAGCAGTATGATTTCAAACACCGAGATCGTCGTGGTGCAGGGATAGTGCATGAAAGTGCACCGGAGGGGCCGATGAATTTGTTTAGATAG
- a CDS encoding HsdM family class I SAM-dependent methyltransferase, with protein sequence MKADAFEGLLEKAAAEGKKGAGQYFTPRLLIKSIVRCMKPDPRTSADYKICDPACGTGEFIVSAYEWLLGETKNGADLDRPTVKRVKNNTYFGQDLVARPRRLALMNLYLHNLEPHISLGDSIYDPPPGTRFDCILTNPPFGTRGANQAPTRDDFTITTSNKQLNFLQHVLTTLKPGGRAAVVVPDNCLFADQAGEVFKLITEDCDLHTVLRLTNGTFTPYSPGTKTNVVFFTKGYPTETVWIYDNRTNIPGITKKDRPLTKEHFTAFEKCYGKDPNGGAKRKASDSKDDRWRKFSIAEVKERDFKLDSLKWLRDESLDDSDDLPPPEQLATDAISELENAILELNGVVALLENGG encoded by the coding sequence GTGAAAGCTGATGCCTTTGAGGGGCTTCTCGAAAAAGCCGCCGCTGAAGGTAAGAAAGGGGCGGGGCAATACTTCACGCCACGGCTCTTAATCAAATCCATCGTTCGCTGCATGAAACCCGACCCACGCACCAGCGCCGATTACAAAATCTGCGACCCCGCCTGTGGCACGGGGGAGTTTATCGTGTCAGCATACGAGTGGCTCCTCGGCGAGACCAAGAATGGGGCCGATCTCGACCGGCCCACCGTGAAGCGAGTCAAGAACAACACCTATTTTGGCCAAGACCTGGTTGCCCGCCCGCGAAGGCTGGCCCTGATGAATCTTTACCTGCACAACCTGGAGCCGCACATCTCGCTGGGCGACTCGATCTACGACCCGCCACCGGGGACGCGGTTTGATTGCATCCTCACCAATCCCCCCTTCGGCACGCGCGGAGCGAATCAGGCCCCCACGCGAGACGACTTCACCATCACCACCAGCAACAAGCAGCTCAACTTCCTGCAGCATGTGCTCACCACACTCAAGCCGGGGGGTCGAGCGGCGGTTGTGGTGCCGGACAACTGCCTATTTGCCGATCAGGCGGGCGAAGTTTTCAAGCTCATCACCGAAGACTGCGACCTGCACACCGTGCTGCGGCTCACCAACGGCACGTTCACGCCATACAGCCCCGGCACCAAGACGAACGTCGTCTTCTTCACCAAGGGCTACCCGACCGAAACCGTCTGGATTTACGACAACCGCACCAACATCCCAGGCATCACGAAGAAGGACCGCCCGCTCACCAAAGAACACTTCACCGCTTTCGAGAAGTGCTACGGCAAGGACCCCAACGGCGGAGCAAAGCGCAAGGCAAGCGACTCGAAGGACGACCGCTGGCGGAAGTTCAGCATCGCCGAAGTAAAGGAACGCGACTTCAAGCTCGACAGCCTCAAGTGGCTGCGGGACGAATCCCTCGACGACAGCGACGACCTGCCGCCGCCCGAGCAGCTCGCAACCGATGCGATATCGGAACTCGAAAACGCAATTCTGGAGCTGAACGGCGTCGTGGCATTGCTGGAGAATGGTGGTTGA